In the genome of Pseudoglutamicibacter cumminsii, one region contains:
- a CDS encoding DAK2 domain-containing protein encodes MTEIRTGFSALEEWLKLSVTELTRQQEALNAINVFPVPDGDTGTNLLATMRTAHETLATQEPQADLGHHLAVAARQALGSAQGNSGSLISVFLLGMGESLAGIEDLTAFALAESLEAGRLRAWSALSEPVGGTILSVMAAASQAARTHASSQGRRSGQDRDLEALKLVGTLEAAWQASLVEAQHTQSRLKELTDIAVVDAGAVGFVIIINCLLAAVRGDEIDLEPYKDLPGYQEPGELGIEQIPATDGVEVVCTVAASALDAALMRAALDAVGESVVMSAMDPAPERDPEYSGYNHASASQGHVDGSLTWRVHVHVPAESVALDIISKAGEPTDVVVTPLSQVGATAPRPHRGAEARPHGGVDACGVEARGSNESGSAR; translated from the coding sequence ATGACGGAAATCCGCACAGGGTTTTCAGCGCTCGAAGAGTGGCTGAAGCTCAGCGTTACCGAGCTGACCCGTCAACAAGAAGCCCTCAACGCCATCAACGTGTTCCCTGTCCCGGATGGTGATACCGGAACAAACCTACTAGCCACGATGCGCACCGCACACGAAACGCTAGCCACACAGGAACCCCAAGCAGACCTTGGCCACCACCTTGCCGTAGCCGCAAGGCAGGCTCTCGGCTCAGCACAAGGAAACTCGGGATCCCTCATCTCGGTTTTCCTGCTAGGTATGGGTGAATCACTCGCAGGAATAGAAGACCTCACAGCGTTCGCGCTCGCCGAGAGCTTGGAAGCGGGCCGTCTGAGAGCATGGTCTGCGTTATCCGAGCCAGTGGGCGGAACGATTCTTTCTGTGATGGCTGCCGCAAGTCAGGCCGCCCGGACACATGCAAGCTCACAAGGCCGGCGTTCAGGCCAGGACCGTGATCTGGAAGCGCTTAAGCTCGTCGGAACTCTCGAAGCCGCGTGGCAAGCGAGCCTCGTTGAGGCGCAACATACGCAGAGCCGGCTCAAAGAACTGACCGATATCGCCGTCGTGGATGCGGGCGCGGTTGGTTTCGTCATCATCATCAACTGCTTGCTCGCGGCCGTGCGTGGAGACGAGATCGACCTTGAACCGTATAAGGATCTTCCCGGATATCAAGAACCTGGTGAGTTGGGCATCGAGCAGATCCCTGCAACGGACGGGGTCGAGGTAGTGTGCACTGTCGCGGCGTCTGCTCTGGACGCGGCACTCATGCGGGCCGCGCTCGATGCCGTGGGGGAATCTGTCGTGATGTCTGCGATGGATCCGGCACCTGAACGGGATCCGGAATACAGCGGATACAACCACGCGAGCGCGAGCCAGGGGCACGTCGATGGCTCTCTGACGTGGCGTGTGCATGTTCATGTCCCAGCGGAATCGGTTGCGCTCGACATCATCAGCAAGGCGGGGGAACCTACCGATGTGGTGGTTACGCCGCTGTCTCAAGTTGGTGCGACGGCACCACGTCCGCATCGTGGGGCAGAAGCACGTCCGCATGGTGGGGTAGACGCATGTGGCGTCGAAGCACGCGGTTCTAACGAATCCGGTAGCGCACGCTGA
- a CDS encoding LCP family protein, which produces MSDRRFDVDPDRYDDDQWGDEFSATSSGSSGYGSGSSYSGQQGYGGYGNGGYQGGSGYQGNSGYNNGYQGGPVGYGYPQQAQPWQQQQQWQNSEQYQQPQQPHRKRRKKKTGKRVLMTLLMIVLILVAGLGSYAAVLASKFNESHAIPVAEAFPQGERPQHAAGDKSVNILLLGNDSRDGKKDAGRTDTMMLMHIPSDRDGVYVTSIMRDTWVTIPGHGQAKINAAYALGKMPLTVATLENLFNVPIDHVMTIDFSGFEGMVDALGGVTIDVPKPFDKAGTHYEGRMDVNGKQALWFVRERYAFQDGDYQRVKNQQQLVKVIFSKMLSPQTLLDPVKMTNTVGAMAPYMTRDETLTGWSLMKLAASMPGTRSNDFHFMTLPNKGTGTSADGQSIVIPDMDAIGEFSKAMREGGMKDFMTRHGLAK; this is translated from the coding sequence ATGAGCGACCGGAGGTTTGACGTTGACCCTGATCGTTATGACGACGACCAGTGGGGCGACGAGTTCAGTGCTACCTCGTCGGGGAGTTCAGGCTACGGCTCTGGATCTTCGTATTCAGGACAACAAGGCTACGGCGGTTACGGTAACGGCGGTTACCAGGGCGGTAGCGGGTATCAAGGCAACAGCGGCTACAACAACGGCTATCAAGGCGGTCCGGTAGGTTACGGCTATCCGCAGCAGGCTCAGCCGTGGCAACAGCAACAGCAGTGGCAGAACAGCGAGCAATACCAGCAACCGCAGCAACCGCATCGTAAGCGTCGCAAGAAGAAGACCGGCAAGCGGGTACTCATGACCCTGCTGATGATCGTCTTGATTCTGGTTGCCGGGCTCGGCAGTTATGCTGCGGTGCTTGCGTCCAAGTTCAACGAGTCCCACGCGATCCCTGTAGCTGAGGCGTTTCCGCAAGGGGAACGTCCGCAACACGCTGCCGGGGACAAATCCGTCAACATCTTGCTCCTCGGCAATGACTCGCGTGACGGTAAGAAAGACGCGGGCCGTACCGACACGATGATGCTGATGCACATCCCATCGGACAGGGACGGCGTGTACGTGACATCGATCATGCGTGACACGTGGGTCACGATCCCCGGCCACGGCCAAGCGAAGATCAACGCGGCCTACGCGTTAGGGAAGATGCCGCTCACGGTCGCAACCCTGGAGAACCTGTTCAACGTCCCGATCGATCACGTCATGACGATCGACTTCTCCGGTTTTGAAGGCATGGTCGACGCGTTAGGTGGCGTCACGATCGACGTCCCAAAGCCGTTCGATAAGGCAGGCACTCACTATGAAGGCCGCATGGACGTCAACGGTAAACAGGCTTTGTGGTTCGTACGGGAACGCTATGCATTCCAAGACGGCGACTATCAGCGGGTCAAGAACCAGCAGCAGCTTGTGAAAGTGATCTTCTCCAAGATGCTGAGCCCACAGACGCTCTTGGACCCGGTCAAGATGACCAACACCGTTGGCGCGATGGCACCCTACATGACGCGTGATGAGACGTTGACTGGCTGGAGCCTCATGAAACTAGCTGCCTCGATGCCTGGCACCAGGTCGAACGACTTCCACTTCATGACTCTGCCTAATAAAGGCACAGGGACAAGCGCCGATGGCCAGTCCATCGTGATACCCGACATGGACGCGATCGGGGAGTTCTCCAAGGCGATGCGTGAAGGCGGCATGAAAGACTTCATGACTCGCCACGGGCTAGCTAAATAA
- a CDS encoding DUF3515 domain-containing protein, with the protein MRATSVFRQPFVSGRSSQPHRSRVRKGAIATVLALGAGLSLSGCSEPVEVAPAENAADARCAQVMITLPREISGQPKRKTTSQATAAWGQPASAILKCGEIAPAVTSDRCSTIDEVDWTARENNDGTWTIATYGREPYITITIDTARISSSDVAVAVSDAVKNNEATKRCSSARDLNLDAPEDIDEDVVSKGADD; encoded by the coding sequence ATGCGTGCAACTTCCGTTTTTCGCCAACCGTTCGTCTCAGGACGCTCGAGCCAGCCACACCGCTCTCGCGTGCGCAAGGGTGCGATCGCGACTGTGCTGGCTCTTGGTGCGGGCCTTTCGTTGAGCGGCTGTAGCGAACCCGTTGAAGTTGCTCCCGCTGAAAACGCGGCCGATGCCCGATGCGCGCAAGTCATGATCACGCTGCCACGCGAAATCTCTGGCCAGCCTAAACGGAAGACCACAAGCCAAGCCACCGCGGCCTGGGGTCAGCCAGCTTCGGCGATCCTCAAATGTGGCGAGATCGCTCCCGCTGTGACATCCGATCGGTGCTCAACCATTGACGAGGTCGACTGGACCGCGCGGGAAAACAACGACGGCACGTGGACGATCGCAACTTATGGACGCGAACCTTACATCACCATCACGATCGACACCGCACGCATCTCGTCTTCCGACGTCGCCGTTGCCGTCTCTGATGCCGTCAAGAACAACGAAGCGACGAAACGCTGCTCGTCGGCACGTGACCTCAACTTGGATGCGCCTGAAGATATCGACGAAGACGTCGTCAGCAAAGGCGCCGATGACTAA
- a CDS encoding D-alanine--D-alanine ligase family protein, producing the protein MTTSQKRVLLLFGGQSSEHSVSCVTAAGVLRAIDTDRFTVIPVGVTQDGRWTVVPPQQVLTYSFDGGVEPVVELQGQPVRLIRSEDSDAAARLVTDAQPGEMVKLLAGIDVVFPLLHGPYGEDGTVQGFLELLGVPYVGSGVAASAVGMDKHLMKMAFSAAGLRVGPYQVVTDREWDADPQGCLDRCEGLELPLFVKPARAGSSQGVVRVDDREDLSLAIEEARMHDPKVLVEQGISGREIECAALEGRRGKPTRASVGGEVVVDAAAADLYDYESKYLADDNARTEAPARLTDEQADSLREQAVVAYDALGCEGPARVDFFLDEAGEWIINEINTMPGFTPISMYPQLWAASGLPYEDLITELITLALERRAGLLR; encoded by the coding sequence ATGACAACCTCTCAAAAAAGGGTTCTGCTCCTGTTCGGTGGCCAGTCGAGCGAGCATTCGGTTTCGTGCGTAACCGCGGCCGGGGTTTTGCGCGCTATCGACACGGATCGTTTCACGGTGATCCCGGTGGGTGTGACGCAGGACGGCCGTTGGACGGTGGTTCCTCCTCAGCAGGTTCTCACGTATTCATTCGATGGCGGTGTTGAGCCGGTCGTTGAGCTGCAGGGGCAACCGGTGCGGCTCATACGTTCTGAAGATTCCGATGCGGCTGCTCGCTTGGTGACGGATGCTCAGCCTGGTGAGATGGTCAAGCTGCTCGCTGGGATCGATGTTGTGTTCCCTCTGTTGCATGGTCCTTATGGTGAGGACGGCACGGTTCAGGGCTTCTTGGAGCTGCTCGGCGTTCCGTATGTGGGCTCCGGCGTTGCGGCCTCGGCTGTCGGTATGGATAAGCATCTGATGAAGATGGCTTTCAGTGCTGCTGGTTTGCGCGTGGGGCCGTATCAGGTGGTCACTGACCGCGAATGGGACGCTGATCCTCAGGGGTGCCTAGACCGCTGTGAAGGCCTTGAGCTTCCTTTGTTTGTGAAGCCTGCTCGCGCGGGTTCTTCGCAGGGCGTTGTTCGCGTTGATGATCGCGAGGATTTGAGCCTTGCGATTGAGGAGGCGCGGATGCATGACCCTAAGGTTCTGGTAGAGCAGGGTATTTCGGGCCGTGAGATCGAGTGCGCAGCGCTTGAAGGACGCCGCGGAAAGCCGACGCGTGCTTCGGTTGGTGGCGAGGTTGTGGTCGATGCGGCTGCGGCTGATCTGTACGACTACGAGTCGAAGTACTTGGCCGACGATAACGCCCGCACCGAGGCACCCGCGCGGCTGACTGACGAACAGGCGGACTCGCTAAGAGAGCAAGCGGTTGTTGCTTATGATGCGTTGGGCTGCGAAGGTCCTGCGCGCGTGGACTTTTTCTTGGACGAGGCCGGCGAGTGGATCATCAATGAGATCAACACGATGCCCGGCTTCACGCCGATTAGCATGTACCCGCAGTTGTGGGCGGCGAGCGGGCTACCGTATGAGGATTTGATTACGGAGCTGATTACGCTCGCACTAGAGCGCCGCGCAGGGCTGCTCCGCTAG
- a CDS encoding NAD(P)H-dependent glycerol-3-phosphate dehydrogenase → MGVKNLTVMGSGSWGTTFAKVLADANPEATVTLWARRDEVAEEIATKHTNSGYLGDLTLPFNITATSDAVAALNGADMVVLAVPAQTLREQLAQWADAIPADAVIVSLMKGLERGTGLRMTQVVQEVLGTSEDKLVVLSGPNLAREIAREEPTASVVACSVTETADAVAQACTAPYFRPYTNRDVIGAEIGGIVKNIIALAVGMCDGMGMGDNTKATVITRGLAETTRLAVAMGGKAETMSGLAGMGDLVATCASSLSRNYTAGRLFGQGLSMDQVTSKMTQVAEGVKSCSAVLELAHENGVDMPIAAAASKVLDGSVPVIKMPKLLLDRDLKSEERNQ, encoded by the coding sequence ATGGGCGTGAAGAATCTCACCGTCATGGGTTCGGGTTCGTGGGGAACCACGTTCGCAAAGGTTCTGGCAGATGCCAACCCGGAAGCGACTGTAACCTTGTGGGCCCGCCGTGATGAGGTGGCCGAAGAGATCGCTACGAAACACACTAATAGTGGCTACCTCGGTGACTTGACGTTGCCTTTCAACATCACTGCGACGTCGGACGCCGTAGCCGCGCTAAATGGCGCGGACATGGTGGTTTTGGCGGTTCCTGCGCAGACGTTGCGTGAACAGCTCGCGCAGTGGGCGGATGCGATCCCAGCTGACGCGGTCATTGTTTCTCTCATGAAGGGCCTTGAACGGGGCACGGGCTTGCGTATGACGCAGGTTGTCCAGGAGGTCCTGGGAACTTCGGAAGACAAGCTTGTGGTCCTTTCCGGTCCTAACCTTGCGCGTGAGATCGCGCGGGAGGAGCCGACCGCGTCGGTGGTTGCATGCTCTGTGACTGAAACCGCTGATGCCGTAGCGCAGGCGTGCACCGCGCCGTACTTCCGTCCGTACACGAACCGAGACGTCATCGGCGCTGAGATCGGCGGTATCGTGAAGAACATCATCGCCCTGGCTGTCGGCATGTGCGATGGCATGGGCATGGGCGACAACACGAAGGCGACCGTGATCACGCGTGGGCTTGCCGAGACCACGCGTTTGGCCGTCGCGATGGGCGGTAAGGCTGAGACGATGTCGGGGCTCGCCGGAATGGGCGACCTTGTGGCGACATGCGCGTCGTCGTTGTCGCGTAACTACACTGCGGGCCGCTTGTTTGGGCAGGGGCTCAGCATGGACCAGGTGACCTCGAAGATGACGCAGGTTGCTGAGGGCGTCAAGAGCTGTTCAGCGGTTTTGGAGCTTGCTCACGAGAACGGCGTTGACATGCCGATCGCCGCCGCAGCTTCGAAGGTTCTGGACGGCTCCGTGCCTGTTATCAAGATGCCGAAACTATTGCTTGACCGCGATTTGAAATCTGAGGAGCGTAACCAATGA
- a CDS encoding lysophospholipid acyltransferase family protein — protein sequence MKRKGSNETRAARFTFGFAASFVRPTLALMLKRTWVGLGSIKPGSIIVSNHISELDPLIVAEALYAHRLLPRFLAKSSLFKIPVVGRILKATGQIPVERGGPGAKLSLEAAAEVIGRGGVIIIYPEGTLTKDPDKWPMQARTGAARLALKTNAPIVPVVHWGDQELLGGKPRRLRLFPRKATVVMAGSEIEMDDLREEPMTRSVLDEATSRIMKHMMYLVADLRGEEPPEVPWSPTEDADEQLKRREEEKRRREEQEDW from the coding sequence ATGAAGCGGAAGGGATCTAACGAAACCCGCGCCGCACGTTTCACTTTTGGTTTCGCCGCATCGTTCGTGCGGCCCACTTTGGCGCTGATGCTCAAGCGAACCTGGGTTGGCTTGGGTTCGATCAAGCCGGGTTCGATCATTGTTTCGAACCACATCAGCGAACTTGATCCGCTGATCGTGGCTGAAGCCTTGTACGCGCACAGGCTCCTTCCGCGTTTCCTCGCGAAGTCTTCACTGTTTAAAATCCCCGTTGTGGGTCGGATTTTGAAAGCGACCGGACAGATTCCAGTCGAGCGTGGCGGCCCGGGAGCTAAGCTGTCGCTCGAGGCCGCGGCTGAGGTCATCGGACGTGGCGGCGTCATCATCATCTATCCGGAAGGTACCCTGACGAAGGACCCGGATAAGTGGCCGATGCAGGCACGCACTGGCGCGGCCCGGCTTGCGTTGAAAACCAACGCGCCCATCGTCCCGGTAGTTCACTGGGGTGACCAGGAACTTTTGGGTGGGAAGCCACGTAGGCTACGGTTGTTCCCGCGGAAAGCGACTGTGGTCATGGCAGGCTCCGAGATTGAGATGGATGATCTGCGTGAAGAGCCTATGACCCGTTCCGTCCTGGATGAGGCAACCAGCCGCATCATGAAGCACATGATGTACTTGGTCGCTGATCTGCGCGGTGAAGAACCGCCGGAGGTCCCGTGGTCGCCTACAGAGGATGCGGATGAACAGCTTAAGCGGCGCGAAGAAGAAAAGCGGCGCCGCGAAGAGCAAGAGGATTGGTAA
- the murA gene encoding UDP-N-acetylglucosamine 1-carboxyvinyltransferase, producing the protein MTTKVLSINGGRPLNGEVTVRGAKNLVPKAMVASLLGSGKSILRNVPQIKDVDVVAGLLRLHGVTVDVDHAKGEIVMDPSGAKTASSAEIDAYAGDSRIPILFCGPLMHTIGEAFIPDLGGCRIGDRPIDYHLQVLREFGAIVDKAPNGITISARNGLYGAKVELPYPSVGATEQVLLTAVRAKGITELKNAAVEPEIQDLISVLQKMGAIIDLRGERTLVIEGVESLRAYDHTALPDRNEGASWASAALATGGDILVKGAAQKDLSAFLNCYRRLGGEFEVQNEGIRFFHPGGELNPLVLETDVHPGFMTDWQQPLVVALTQATGVSIVHETVYENRFGFTDALKRMGATIQLHRQCLGSLPCRFGNRDFLHSAVITGKSQLKGADFVIPDLRGGFSHVIAALAADGVSNATGIDLINRGYEHFIDKLLALGADVELKEQSN; encoded by the coding sequence GTGACGACCAAGGTCTTGTCCATTAACGGTGGCCGCCCTCTCAACGGTGAAGTGACCGTTCGCGGCGCCAAGAATCTGGTGCCTAAGGCGATGGTTGCGTCCCTGTTGGGTAGCGGTAAGTCGATCTTGCGTAACGTGCCTCAGATTAAGGATGTCGATGTGGTTGCCGGCTTGTTGCGGCTGCACGGCGTCACTGTGGATGTGGACCACGCTAAGGGCGAGATCGTGATGGATCCGTCCGGAGCGAAGACGGCCTCGAGTGCGGAGATCGACGCATACGCGGGGGACTCGCGCATTCCGATCCTGTTCTGTGGACCTCTCATGCATACGATCGGGGAGGCTTTCATCCCGGATCTCGGCGGTTGCCGTATTGGTGACCGTCCGATCGACTATCACCTGCAGGTTTTGCGGGAGTTCGGTGCGATCGTCGACAAGGCTCCGAACGGGATCACCATTTCGGCTCGTAACGGCCTCTACGGTGCGAAGGTTGAACTTCCGTACCCATCGGTGGGCGCTACCGAGCAGGTTCTGCTGACTGCGGTTCGGGCCAAGGGCATCACTGAGCTCAAGAACGCTGCGGTTGAGCCTGAGATTCAGGACCTCATCTCTGTTTTGCAGAAGATGGGCGCGATCATCGATCTTCGCGGTGAACGCACACTCGTGATTGAGGGCGTCGAGTCTCTGCGGGCCTACGACCACACTGCGTTGCCTGACCGTAATGAGGGTGCATCGTGGGCTTCGGCAGCGCTGGCGACGGGTGGCGACATCCTCGTTAAGGGTGCCGCGCAGAAGGATCTCTCTGCGTTCCTGAACTGCTATCGCCGACTTGGTGGTGAGTTCGAGGTACAGAACGAAGGGATCCGGTTCTTCCACCCGGGTGGTGAGCTCAACCCGCTGGTTCTTGAGACCGATGTGCATCCAGGCTTTATGACGGACTGGCAGCAGCCGCTCGTGGTTGCGCTGACCCAGGCGACCGGCGTTTCGATTGTTCACGAGACCGTGTATGAGAACCGTTTCGGCTTCACTGACGCGCTCAAGCGCATGGGTGCCACTATCCAGTTGCACCGTCAGTGCCTCGGTTCGCTTCCGTGCCGCTTCGGTAACCGCGACTTCCTGCACTCGGCAGTCATCACGGGTAAGTCCCAGCTCAAGGGCGCAGACTTTGTGATCCCGGACTTGCGCGGCGGTTTTTCCCACGTGATCGCGGCTCTCGCTGCAGACGGCGTCTCGAATGCGACCGGTATCGACCTCATCAATCGCGGCTACGAACACTTCATCGATAAGTTGCTCGCTCTTGGTGCCGATGTTGAGCTCAAGGAGCAGAGCAACTGA
- the leuD gene encoding 3-isopropylmalate dehydratase small subunit: protein MEKFSTHTGVAVPLRASNVDTDQIIPAVYLKRITKTGFDDALFARWRQDPGFILNQEPYKNGSVLIAGADFGTGSSREHAVWALKDYGFRVVISSRFADIFRGNSGKQGLVAAQVEQSDVELLWKQVEQDPGMEVTVDLPNRTVTAGSLTVSFYIDPDTAWRLAEGLDDIDLSLRQEDAIVDYEARRPSFKPETLPARS, encoded by the coding sequence ATGGAGAAATTCAGCACACACACCGGCGTTGCCGTGCCACTGCGAGCATCCAACGTCGACACCGACCAGATCATCCCGGCGGTCTACCTCAAGCGCATCACCAAGACCGGTTTCGATGACGCGCTGTTTGCCCGCTGGCGTCAGGACCCAGGGTTCATCCTGAACCAGGAGCCGTACAAGAACGGTAGCGTTTTGATCGCTGGCGCGGACTTCGGTACCGGTTCTTCGCGCGAACACGCCGTGTGGGCGCTCAAGGACTACGGTTTCCGCGTCGTGATCTCGTCCCGTTTCGCGGACATCTTCCGCGGTAACTCCGGCAAGCAGGGCCTGGTTGCGGCGCAGGTTGAACAGTCCGATGTTGAACTGCTGTGGAAGCAGGTCGAGCAGGACCCAGGTATGGAGGTCACTGTGGACCTTCCGAACCGCACCGTGACCGCGGGTTCGCTGACCGTGAGCTTCTACATCGACCCGGACACCGCGTGGCGGCTCGCAGAAGGCCTCGACGACATCGACCTTTCGCTGCGCCAAGAAGACGCGATCGTGGACTACGAGGCGCGCCGCCCATCGTTCAAACCAGAGACACTGCCGGCACGTTCCTAA
- the leuC gene encoding 3-isopropylmalate dehydratase large subunit — protein sequence MSSTGAPRTLAEKVWEDHVVARGEGEGLNRRPDLLYIDLHLVHEVTSPQAFEGLRLAGRKLRRPDLTIATEDHNTPTLDIDRPIQDPISAKQIETLRANCEEFGVRLHSLGDKEQGIVHVVGPQLGLTQPGMTIVCGDSHTSTHGAFGALAFGIGTSEVEHVMATQTLPLKPFKTMAINVEGTLRPGVTSKDIILAVIAKIGTGGGQGYVLEYRGSAIEQLSMEARMTMCNMSIEAGARAGMIAPDQTTFDYIKGRPHAPQGEEWDAAVEYWKTLRTDDDAAFDAEVFLDADELESFVTWGTNPGQGVSLSDVVPHPEECGDENEKAAAQRALEYMGLEAGTRMKDIRVDTVFLGSCTNSRMEDLRAAADVIRGREKDPNVRMIVVPGSARVRLEAEAEGLDKVFKDFGAEWRFAGCSMCLGMNPDQLAEGERCASTSNRNFEGRQGKGGRTHLVSPLVAAATAVRGTLSSPSDILENATASA from the coding sequence ATGTCGAGCACAGGCGCACCGCGCACCTTGGCAGAAAAGGTGTGGGAAGACCACGTCGTAGCCCGGGGTGAAGGCGAGGGCCTTAACCGCCGCCCTGACTTGCTCTACATCGACCTTCACCTCGTTCACGAGGTCACCTCGCCGCAGGCTTTCGAAGGTCTGCGACTGGCCGGCCGTAAGCTGCGCCGCCCCGACCTCACGATTGCAACCGAGGACCACAACACGCCGACTCTGGACATCGACCGGCCGATCCAGGACCCGATTTCCGCCAAGCAGATCGAAACCTTGCGCGCTAACTGCGAGGAGTTTGGCGTTCGCCTGCATTCCCTGGGCGATAAAGAACAAGGCATTGTGCACGTCGTGGGCCCACAGTTGGGACTCACGCAGCCAGGTATGACCATCGTGTGCGGCGACTCCCACACCTCGACTCACGGCGCTTTCGGTGCTCTGGCCTTCGGCATCGGAACCTCCGAGGTCGAACACGTCATGGCGACGCAGACTCTGCCGCTCAAACCTTTCAAGACCATGGCGATCAACGTTGAAGGAACCCTGCGCCCAGGCGTGACGTCCAAGGACATTATCCTCGCCGTGATCGCCAAGATCGGCACCGGCGGCGGACAAGGCTACGTCCTGGAGTACCGTGGCTCTGCGATCGAACAGCTTTCGATGGAAGCACGCATGACGATGTGCAACATGTCCATCGAGGCAGGTGCGCGTGCCGGCATGATCGCTCCAGACCAGACGACCTTCGACTACATCAAGGGTCGCCCACACGCCCCACAAGGCGAAGAGTGGGATGCTGCAGTCGAATACTGGAAGACCCTGCGCACCGATGACGACGCGGCCTTCGATGCGGAGGTGTTCCTCGACGCAGATGAACTCGAATCGTTCGTTACGTGGGGCACCAACCCTGGCCAGGGTGTTTCGCTCAGCGACGTCGTCCCGCACCCAGAGGAATGCGGCGACGAAAACGAGAAGGCTGCGGCTCAGCGCGCGCTCGAATACATGGGTCTTGAAGCCGGAACCCGCATGAAGGACATCCGCGTGGACACCGTGTTCCTCGGCTCTTGCACCAACTCGCGCATGGAAGACCTCCGTGCCGCAGCCGACGTGATCCGCGGACGCGAGAAGGACCCGAACGTACGCATGATCGTCGTTCCGGGTTCCGCACGCGTGCGGCTCGAGGCGGAAGCCGAAGGCCTCGACAAGGTGTTCAAGGACTTCGGAGCCGAATGGCGCTTCGCCGGATGCTCGATGTGCCTGGGTATGAACCCGGACCAGCTCGCAGAAGGCGAGCGTTGCGCATCGACCTCCAACCGCAACTTCGAAGGCCGCCAAGGCAAGGGTGGGCGCACCCACCTCGTGTCCCCGCTCGTCGCGGCGGCAACCGCCGTCCGAGGCACGCTGTCCTCGCCATCGGACATCCTCGAGAACGCAACCGCCTCCGCATAA
- a CDS encoding IclR family transcriptional regulator: MSQSSGVGVIDKATMILDALESGPASLAELVETTHLARPTAHRLAQALAHHGLVTKDLHGRFTLGPRLTELAAAAGQDRLVAASRPSLHRLRELTNESTQVFKRQGDLRVCIASAERPTGLRDTIPVGTQLSMSAGSAAQVLLAWEDQARIVQGLEGARFTAHDLARVKQRGWAQSVGERERGVASVSAPIFSPSGKVIAALSMSGPVQRIGNDPGRRYGSIVAQVAHDLSAAIAT; the protein is encoded by the coding sequence ATGTCACAAAGCAGCGGTGTTGGCGTCATCGACAAGGCGACCATGATCCTTGATGCCCTCGAATCTGGACCAGCAAGCCTCGCGGAACTCGTAGAAACAACCCATCTTGCGCGCCCAACAGCGCACCGGCTCGCTCAAGCTCTCGCGCACCACGGGCTCGTGACCAAAGACCTCCACGGACGCTTCACGCTCGGTCCACGCCTCACTGAACTCGCGGCAGCCGCAGGCCAAGACCGGCTCGTTGCTGCTTCACGCCCTTCACTCCACCGCTTGCGTGAACTCACCAACGAAAGCACCCAGGTATTTAAGCGCCAAGGCGACCTCCGCGTCTGCATAGCGTCCGCCGAGCGTCCCACTGGCCTCCGCGACACCATCCCTGTCGGCACGCAGCTGTCCATGAGTGCCGGCTCTGCGGCGCAGGTCTTGCTCGCATGGGAGGACCAGGCACGCATCGTCCAGGGGCTTGAAGGCGCACGATTCACCGCCCACGACCTCGCCCGGGTCAAGCAGCGCGGGTGGGCCCAATCTGTGGGTGAACGTGAACGAGGCGTGGCCTCAGTGTCCGCGCCAATCTTCAGCCCCTCAGGAAAAGTGATCGCCGCGCTTTCGATGTCGGGCCCTGTTCAGCGCATCGGCAACGACCCTGGCCGCCGTTACGGCAGCATCGTCGCGCAGGTAGCCCACGATCTCAGCGCCGCCATCGCGACCTGA